In Chroicocephalus ridibundus chromosome 4, bChrRid1.1, whole genome shotgun sequence, one genomic interval encodes:
- the CSNK2A2 gene encoding casein kinase II subunit alpha' isoform X2, with translation MYELLKALDYCHSMGIMHRDVKPHNVMIDHQQKKLRLIDWGLAEFYHPAQEYNVRVASRYFKGPELLVDYQMYDYSLDMWSLGCMLASMIFRKEPFFHGQDNYDQLVRIAKVLGTDELYGYLKKYHIELDPHFNDILGQHSRKRWENFIHSENRHLVSPEVLDLLDKLLRYDHQQRLTAKEAMEHPYFYPVVKEQSQPSSENAVLSSGLTTAR, from the exons ATGTATGAGCTGCTGAAG GCCCTGGATTACTGTCACAGCATGGGGATCATGCACAGGGACGTCAAACCCCACAACGTCATGATAGACCACCAACAGAAAAAG CTGCGGCTCATAGACTGGGGTCTGGCCGAATTCTACCATCCAGCTCAGGAATACAATGTCCGTGTGGCCTCTAGGTACTTCAAAGGACCAGAGCTCCTTGTGGATTACCAA atgTATGACTACAGCTTAGACATGTGGAGTTTAGGCTGTATGCTGGCAAGCATGATCTTCCGAAAGGAGCCCTTCTTCCATGGCCAGGACAATTATGACCAA CTGGTTCGCATTGCAAAGGTCCTGGGCACAGATGAGCTGTATGGGTATCTCAAGAAGTACCACATAGAACTGGACCCGCACTTCAATGATATCCTGGGCCA GCATTCCCGAAAGCGCTGGGAGAACTTCATCCACAGTGAGAACAGACACCTGGTCAGTCCTGAAGTCCTAGACCTCCTGGACAAGCTCCTGCGATATGACCATCAACAGAGGCTGACCGCCAAGGAGGCGATGGAGCACCCCTATTTCT ATCCAGTGGTGAAGGAGcagtcccagcccagctcagaaAACGCTGTGCTGTCCAGTGGCCTGACAACAGCACGATGA
- the CSNK2A2 gene encoding casein kinase II subunit alpha' isoform X1 translates to MPGPAAGSRARVYAEVNSLRSREYWDYEAHVPSWGNQDDYQLVRKLGRGKYSEVFEAINITNNERVVVKILKPVKKKKIKREVKILENLRGGTNIINLIDTVKDPVSKTPALVFEYINNTDFKQLYQILTDFDIRFYMYELLKALDYCHSMGIMHRDVKPHNVMIDHQQKKLRLIDWGLAEFYHPAQEYNVRVASRYFKGPELLVDYQMYDYSLDMWSLGCMLASMIFRKEPFFHGQDNYDQLVRIAKVLGTDELYGYLKKYHIELDPHFNDILGQHSRKRWENFIHSENRHLVSPEVLDLLDKLLRYDHQQRLTAKEAMEHPYFYPVVKEQSQPSSENAVLSSGLTTAR, encoded by the exons atgcccggcccggccgccggcagCCGGGCGCGGGTGTACGCCGAGGTGAACAGCCTGAGGAGCCGCGAGTACTGGGACTACGAGGCGCACGTCCCGAGCTGGGG TAATCAGGACGACTACCAGCTGGTTCGCAAGCTCGGGCGGGGGAAGTACAGCGAGGTCTTCGAGGCCATCAACATCACCAACAACGAGAGGGTCGTCGTGAAGATCCTCAAG ccagtgaagaaaaagaagataaaacgcGAGGTTAAGATTCTGGAGAATCTACGTGGTGGCACCAACATCATTAATCTGATCGACACTGTCAAGGATCCAGTG tCAAAGACCCCTGCTCTGGTGTTTGAGTACATCAATAACACAGATTTTAAG CAACTGTACCAGATCCTGACAGACTTTGATATTCGGTTTTATATGTATGAGCTGCTGAAG GCCCTGGATTACTGTCACAGCATGGGGATCATGCACAGGGACGTCAAACCCCACAACGTCATGATAGACCACCAACAGAAAAAG CTGCGGCTCATAGACTGGGGTCTGGCCGAATTCTACCATCCAGCTCAGGAATACAATGTCCGTGTGGCCTCTAGGTACTTCAAAGGACCAGAGCTCCTTGTGGATTACCAA atgTATGACTACAGCTTAGACATGTGGAGTTTAGGCTGTATGCTGGCAAGCATGATCTTCCGAAAGGAGCCCTTCTTCCATGGCCAGGACAATTATGACCAA CTGGTTCGCATTGCAAAGGTCCTGGGCACAGATGAGCTGTATGGGTATCTCAAGAAGTACCACATAGAACTGGACCCGCACTTCAATGATATCCTGGGCCA GCATTCCCGAAAGCGCTGGGAGAACTTCATCCACAGTGAGAACAGACACCTGGTCAGTCCTGAAGTCCTAGACCTCCTGGACAAGCTCCTGCGATATGACCATCAACAGAGGCTGACCGCCAAGGAGGCGATGGAGCACCCCTATTTCT ATCCAGTGGTGAAGGAGcagtcccagcccagctcagaaAACGCTGTGCTGTCCAGTGGCCTGACAACAGCACGATGA